One genomic window of Elaeis guineensis isolate ETL-2024a chromosome 2, EG11, whole genome shotgun sequence includes the following:
- the LOC105039959 gene encoding low affinity inorganic phosphate transporter 4-like: protein MSTSPNLAVLDALDKARTQWYHITAIVIAGMGFFTDAYDLFCISTVSKLLGRLYYYDNQPHNGKLKPGKLPQNVNNFVVGVALIGTLTGQLFFGWLGDVLGRKRVYGVTLILMILCAICSGLSFGSTPKAVMGTLCFFRFWLGFGIGGDYPLSATIMSEYANKKTRGAFIAAVFAMQGVGIIFAGLVSMTLSAIFLSFFPAPPFSSDHIRSTQPEADFLWRIVLMLGAIPALITYYWRMKMPETARYTALIAGNAKQAALDMGKVLEIEIQAEQEKVSQFKSANEYPLLSGEFFRRHGLHLIGTTSTWFLLDIAFYSQNLTQKDIFPVMHLTSKAENVNALKEVLQTSKAMFIVALCGTFPGYWVTVLLIEKMGRYLIQLVGFFMMSALMLIMGIKYEYLKDSNHMLFATLYALTFFFANFGPNSTTFVLPAELFPTRVRSTCHALSAAAGKAGAIVAAFVVQGYTLDEDPKKIKSAIIALAFTNMIGFFCTFLVTETKGKSLEEISGEDGKSAEGRA, encoded by the coding sequence ATGTCGACATCGCCGAACCTCGCCGTGCTCGACGCGCTCGACAAGGCGCGCACACAATGGTACCACATTACGGCCATTGTGATCGCTGGCATGGGCTTCTTCACCGATGCCTATGACCTCTTCTGCATCAGCACCGTCTCGAAGCTCCTCGGCCGCCTCTACTACTACGATAACCAACCCCACAATGGCAAGCTGAAGCCCGGAAAGCTCCCCCAAAACGTCAACAATTTCGTCGTCGGGGTCGCCCTCATCGGCACCCTCACAGGCCAGCTCTTCTTCGGCTGGCTCGGCGACGTCCTCGGCCGCAAGCGTGTCTACGGCGTCACCCTCATACTCATGATCCTCTGCGCTATCTGCTCCGGCCTCTCATTCGGATCCACCCCGAAAGCCGTCATGGGCACCCTCTGTTTCTTCCGCTTCTGGCTCGGCTTCGGCATCGGCGGCGACTACCCTCTTTCCGCCACCATAATGTCCGAGTACGCCAACAAGAAGACCCGCGGCGCCTTCATCGCAGCCGTCTTCGCCATGCAGGGCGTCGGCATCATCTTCGCCGGCCTTGTCTCCATGACCCTCTCCGCCATCTTCCTCAGCTTCTTTCCGGCTCCACCGTTCTCGTCCGATCACATCCGCTCCACCCAGCCGGAGGCCGACTTCCTGTGGCGCATCGTGCTCATGCTCGGCGCGATCCCGGCGCTCATCACCTACTACTGGCGCATGAAGATGCCTGAGACCGCCCGGTACACCGCACTCATCGCCGGGAACGCGAAGCAGGCTGCGCTCGACATGGGGAAAGTCCTGGAGATCGAGATACAAGCGGAGCAAGAAAAGGTATCCCAATTTAAATCTGCCAACGAGTACCCGTTACTGTCGGGAGAGTTCTTTAGACGTCACGGGCTGCACCTCATCGGCACGACGAGCACCTGGTTCCTGCTCGACATCGCATTCTACAGCCAGAACCTCACCCAGAAGGACATATTTCCGGTGATGCACCTCACAAGCAAGGCGGAGAACGTGAACGCGCTCAAGGAAGTATTACAGACGTCGAAAGCCATGTTCATAGTAGCGCTGTGCGGGACCTTCCCCGGCTACTGGGTCACGGTGCTGTTAATCGAGAAGATGGGACGGTATCTGATTCAGCTCGTCGGATTCTTCATGATGTCGGCGCTCATGTTGATAATGGGGATCAAGTACGAGTACCTCAAGGACTCGAACCACATGCTGTTTGCTACACTCTACGCCCTCACGTTTTTCTTCGCTAATTTTGGGCCGAACAGCACCACGTTTGTGCTGCCGGCGGAGCTCTTCCCGACTAGGGTGCGGTCGACGTGCCATGCGCTGAGCGCGGCGGCGGGGAAGGCCGGGGCGATCGTCGCAGCGTTCGTCGTGCAGGGCTACACGTTGGACGAGGACCCAAAAAAGATAAAAAGCGCGATCATCGCGCTGGCGTTTACAAATATGATTGGGTTCTTCTGCACGTTTTTGGTGACGGAAACCAAGGGGAAGTCCTTAGAAGAGATCTCCGGGGAGGACGGGAAGTCGGCGGAAGGGAGAGCTTGA